From one Rubrobacter xylanophilus genomic stretch:
- a CDS encoding recombinase family protein, whose product MEVRAAAYIRTESSSGLPSLEEQRAAVRRYAEGRGYELVETYEDVEAPGHLLYHKPALKEAIRNIKELEEWEVLVVADPRCISETQSALHEFVHKLSLYGNRLESPVKSWEELLEEMREYRRSMARKKS is encoded by the coding sequence ATGGAGGTCAGGGCGGCCGCGTACATACGGACCGAGAGCTCCTCGGGCCTTCCCTCGCTCGAGGAACAGCGCGCCGCGGTGAGGCGCTACGCCGAAGGACGCGGCTACGAGCTGGTCGAGACCTACGAGGACGTAGAGGCTCCGGGCCACCTCCTCTACCACAAACCGGCCCTCAAGGAGGCCATAAGAAACATAAAAGAACTCGAGGAGTGGGAGGTTCTGGTGGTGGCCGACCCGCGCTGCATCTCCGAGACGCAGAGCGCGCTGCACGAGTTCGTGCACAAACTCTCCCTCTACGGCAACCGGCTCGAGTCCCCGGTGAAGAGTTGGGAGGAGCTGCTCGAGGAGATGCGCGAATACCGCCGCTCGATGGCCCGCAAAAAGTCATGA
- a CDS encoding ParB N-terminal domain-containing protein — translation MIPALDALRIVALERLALHEEHDPARLESLRTRMAAEGVQLNPVIVSPCEGRLLVLDGAHRFRALTELGCRLVLVQVVRLPERVEGWQHLLRGLSPSLLRSDTSAFSVSEDSAPEALAEVLFAGEGPLRVLPREDGLRGRVRALRALQALYPAGSSIRRVEPEGRVEPGEGEALVRYRSFSPGELLEVVAAGEVLPAGITRFRIPERVLGVRYPLEGLMGGDPEERTAGLRELVRRRWEENRVRYYSEPVVLFE, via the coding sequence GTGATCCCCGCGCTCGACGCACTGCGGATAGTGGCGCTGGAGCGGCTGGCGCTCCACGAGGAGCACGACCCCGCCCGGCTGGAGAGCCTGCGGACCAGGATGGCCGCGGAGGGGGTCCAGCTCAACCCGGTGATCGTCTCGCCCTGCGAGGGGCGGCTCCTGGTCCTCGACGGCGCGCATCGCTTCCGGGCACTCACCGAGCTCGGCTGCCGGCTGGTCCTCGTGCAGGTCGTGCGGCTCCCGGAGAGGGTGGAGGGCTGGCAGCATCTCCTGCGCGGCCTCTCGCCCTCCCTCCTGCGGAGCGACACCTCTGCTTTCTCGGTCTCCGAAGACTCGGCGCCGGAGGCGCTCGCGGAGGTGCTGTTCGCTGGTGAGGGGCCTCTCCGCGTCCTCCCGAGGGAGGACGGCTTGCGGGGCAGGGTGAGGGCGCTCCGCGCCCTGCAGGCGCTCTATCCCGCTGGCTCCTCAATCCGCCGGGTGGAGCCCGAGGGGCGGGTGGAGCCTGGAGAGGGAGAGGCGCTCGTCAGGTACCGGTCCTTCAGCCCGGGGGAACTGCTCGAGGTGGTCGCCGCCGGAGAGGTGCTGCCCGCGGGGATAACCCGCTTTCGCATCCCGGAGCGGGTGCTCGGGGTCCGCTACCCGCTGGAGGGGCTCATGGGCGGGGATCCGGAGGAGCGCACCGCCGGGCTCAGGGAGCTCGTGCGCCGGCGGTGGGAGGAGAACCGGGTGCGGTACTACAGCGAGCCGGTGGTGCTCTT
- a CDS encoding ABC transporter ATP-binding protein: MIEFRGVTKTYPGSERPAVDNLSFEVPEGEICVLVGPSGCGKTTTMRMINRLIEPTEGEILIGGEPNTRISGTELRRKIGYAIQQIGLFPHRTIAENVGTVPRLLEWDRERIRRRVDELLELVGLNPAGFRDRYPAELSGGQQQRVGVARALAADPPIMLMDEPFGAVDPITRERLQDEFLKIQQDIKKTIVFVTHDIDEAIKLGDRIAILEEGGTLAQYDSPENILTNPASEFVASFVGADRVLKRLSLTRLEEVELSPPRGNGGLPKLPEQASLKDALSEMIGSGTERVLVLSGEGEVRGSLSLDELRRLSGRAG, encoded by the coding sequence GTGATCGAGTTCAGGGGCGTCACCAAGACCTATCCCGGTTCGGAGCGACCCGCCGTCGACAACCTCTCCTTCGAGGTCCCAGAGGGGGAGATCTGCGTCCTCGTAGGTCCGTCGGGGTGCGGCAAGACCACCACCATGCGGATGATCAACCGCCTCATCGAGCCCACGGAGGGCGAGATCCTCATCGGCGGCGAGCCCAACACCCGGATAAGCGGCACGGAGCTGCGGCGCAAGATCGGGTACGCCATCCAGCAGATAGGCCTCTTCCCCCACCGGACCATCGCCGAGAACGTGGGGACCGTCCCCAGGCTGCTGGAGTGGGACAGGGAACGTATCCGGCGGCGGGTGGACGAGCTGCTGGAGCTGGTCGGCCTCAACCCGGCAGGGTTCAGGGACCGCTACCCGGCCGAGCTCTCCGGGGGCCAGCAGCAGCGGGTCGGGGTGGCCCGGGCCCTCGCCGCGGACCCGCCCATCATGCTCATGGACGAGCCCTTCGGGGCGGTGGACCCCATAACCCGCGAGCGGCTGCAGGACGAGTTTCTGAAGATCCAGCAGGACATAAAGAAGACCATCGTCTTCGTCACCCACGACATAGACGAGGCCATAAAGCTGGGCGACAGGATCGCCATCCTGGAGGAGGGCGGCACCCTCGCCCAGTACGACAGCCCGGAGAACATCCTCACCAACCCCGCCTCGGAGTTCGTGGCCTCCTTCGTGGGGGCCGACCGGGTGCTCAAGCGGCTCTCCCTCACCCGGCTCGAGGAGGTGGAGCTCTCCCCCCCGCGGGGCAACGGCGGACTGCCGAAGCTCCCCGAACAGGCCAGCCTCAAGGACGCGCTCTCGGAGATGATCGGCTCCGGCACCGAGCGGGTGCTGGTGCTCTCCGGGGAGGGCGAGGTGCGGGGCTCGCTGAGCCTCGACGAGCTCCGGCGGCTCTCCGGCAGGGCCGGGTAG
- a CDS encoding ABC transporter permease has protein sequence MGYTLPAGFALLLQLESRILDWGWIRENFTEDILPALVGHVYLSGVSLAIALAVSLPTGVFVARHRKAYPPVVFLAGLLFTIPSLALFAILVTVPGVGIGPNAVIIALVAYSILVLVRNTVAGLDSVPPETIDAARGMGLTSRQILFKVELPLALPVIVAGVRIATVTVIGIATIGAYIAGGGLGQLIFDGIDRLFPTMIITGAVLATALAVAADVGLLLLERRLRPWARRAGGQG, from the coding sequence ATGGGGTACACCCTCCCGGCGGGCTTCGCCCTGCTTCTGCAGCTGGAGAGTCGGATCCTGGACTGGGGGTGGATCCGGGAGAACTTCACTGAGGACATCCTGCCGGCCCTCGTCGGGCACGTCTACCTCTCGGGGGTCTCGCTGGCCATAGCGCTCGCCGTCTCGCTGCCGACCGGGGTATTCGTGGCCCGGCACCGCAAGGCCTACCCGCCGGTGGTGTTCCTGGCCGGGCTGCTGTTCACCATCCCCAGCCTGGCGCTCTTCGCCATCCTGGTCACCGTCCCCGGCGTCGGGATCGGCCCCAACGCGGTCATCATCGCGCTGGTGGCCTATTCCATCCTCGTCCTCGTCCGGAACACCGTGGCCGGGCTGGACTCCGTCCCCCCCGAGACCATCGACGCCGCCCGCGGCATGGGGCTCACCTCCCGCCAGATCCTCTTCAAGGTAGAGCTGCCGCTGGCGCTGCCGGTCATCGTGGCGGGCGTGAGGATCGCCACGGTGACCGTCATCGGGATCGCCACCATCGGGGCCTACATCGCGGGCGGGGGTCTGGGGCAGCTGATCTTCGACGGCATAGACCGGCTGTTTCCGACGATGATCATCACCGGAGCGGTGCTGGCAACCGCGCTGGCCGTGGCCGCCGACGTGGGCCTCCTGCTACTGGAGCGGCGCCTGAGACCCTGGGCCCGCCGGGCCGGAGGTCAGGGATGA